TGACTTTGTCTATAGTTTGTCTTCAGTCTGAAGGGAGCCTATGGCTCCCTTCAGTTTACTCTACGTCTAAGTAATCTTTTGCCCACTGGGCTATTTTGTCAAAGGTTTCTTGACAATTACTTTCAATGTATACCCTTAAGAGGGGTTCTGTACCAGAAGGTCTAAAAAGTACCCAACTGCTGTTATCTTCTAATAACATTTTCGTTCCGTCAATGCGGTTTACTGATACTACCTTTAAACCTGCAACTTCAGTAGGGGTATTTTCTCTAAGGTTATTTAAAATACTTTCTTTCTTTTCTTCCGGTACCCTTAAATCTAATCTTTTACTTATAAAATTACCGTATTCATCTAATAAACCATGCCATTGTTCTTTTAATGGCCCTTTCTTTACTACCATTAAAGCTACTAAACAATCTACTAAAATACCATCTTTTTCAGGTATGTGGCCATGAATACTAGCACCACCACTTTCTTCTCCACCAATCAAAACTCCCCCTTGTTCCATAGCTTCTCCAACATATTTGAAACCTACAGGGGTTTCTGTCACTTCATACCCAAGTTTTGCTGCCATTTTATCTATAAGGTGGGTGGTGGCTACAGTTCGGATCACCCTATTTTGTGTACTATCTTCTTCAGCTAAGTACTGGAACAACAATGGTATTAACTGATTAGGTACATAATAGTTTCCTTCATGATCAACTATCCCAAATCTATCAGCATCACCATCTAAAGCTAAACCTAATTGGGCATTATGTTCTTTAACTTTATTAACTAATCCTTCCAAATGTTCCAGATTTGGTTCCGGTAAACTTCCTCCAAAGTATGGATCTTTATTTGTATTGATCTTTATTACTTCACAGCCTACCTCTTCTAATAATGATGGTAAATATTCTGCCCCTGCTCCGTGCATAGGATCTACTACAACTTTTAATCCTTTAAGTTTTGCTAAGTCTAATAGGGATGTCAAATGCCTTTTATAATCTAACCAAGGATTATAAATAGTAGTTTGACCCTCCACTTGGGGAGTATAATCTTGGGGATTATGTAGATGTTTTTCAATATCTTTAGTAATTTCTAAAGTAGCTGGACCGGCGTAATGGGGAATAAACTTAATCCCGTTATATTCTGGAGGATTGTGACTGGCAGTAAACATTATCGCCCCTGCAGCCCCTTTCTCTTTTACACCATATGCTATTACCGGTGTAGGAGTCGGTTTATCTGTTAAATAAACATTTATCCCCCAACTATTTGCTAATTTAGTGGCAAGTTGAGCAAATTTTTCTCCTAAAAATCTTGTATCATAGCCTACCACTAAGCCTTTATCTCCCATTCCTTTAAAATGAACATGGGCGAGAATTGCCTTTACTACCTTTTCAACATTATCAAAGGTAAAGTCATCGGCTAAAATCCCTCTCCAACCATCAGTTCCAAATTTAATTTTTGTCATTTCCTTCACCCTTTACATAGTTTTTAACTTTATGTATATTCTAGCAAAAATCAAATATTCCTGCAAAATTTTAATAAAATAAATGTACGATAAAGATGAGTAAAAACTTGAAAAAGGAAGAAGGTAAATACCCTTCTTCCCCTTTTGTTAGTCTACTAAAGCAATAGCCTCGATCTCAATACCTACATCTTTGGGCAATCTTGCCACTTCTACACAAGACCTTGCCGGTGGATTTTCACCAAAATATTGGGCATAAACTTCATTGATTTCACCAAATTGATTCATGTCTTTAATAAAAACTGTTGTTTTGATTACTTTATCAAAACTGGTTCCAGCTTCTTCTAAAATAGCTTTCAAATTTTCCATTACTTGCTTTGTTTGCTCTTTGATATCAGTTGATACCAACTCCATGGTTTGGGGATCAAAGGGGATTTGACCTGAAGTATAAAGGAAGTTACCTACCCTTACCCCTTGTGAATAAGGCCCTATTGCTGCAGGAGCATTTTTTGTGGAAATAATTGTTTTATTCATTGAATGACCTCCTTTTAATATAATATACTATGTATATCTATTTATATTTTAATATACCCTTAAAAGTTAGTCTATATTAGGGAGGTAAAAAAAATGGAAAAATATTTTAGATTTATGGAAAATGGTTTAGATATTATAACTACAACTAAAGGCTGTGGTAACATGCTTTATCAAAGGGGAGGTAAGGAGGTTTGGGATAATTACTTAACCTTATCTAAAGAATCCGGTATTCCCTTAAATAGAATAGTCCGGGTTGTATTAAAAAACGGAAGTGAATTTATAAAAGTTGACAATTCCCATGGAGGTGAAGGGGTCTATCCCGACAAACAAAACCTCCAAGGCTTGGACGGGTTAATAACAACTGAAAAAAATCTATATTTAGGTATAACTACTGCCGACTGTTATCCTGTTATCATCCATGATAAAAAGAAATCCTTCCTAGGGCTAGCCCATTGTGGCTGGAGGGGAATTGTAGAAGGTTTAGAAGTGAAAATTTTAAATGAGTTAATTCAAATGGGAAGTAATTTAGATGATATCCAGATAGTATATGGACCTGGAATTTGTGGAAATTGTTATATCCAACATGATCAGTACCTAAAGGATATTTTTATTAACAAATATAATTATCCTGAAGATATAATTAACCCTCAAGGGAAATATTATAGTGTCGATATAAAAAAAGCTTCCCAACACAACTTAAAAAAAGCTGGTTTTAAAGGAAGCTTTATTGATTTAAATATCTGTAATTATTGTGACGAAAGATTCTTTTCAGTTCGGAGAGAAGGAAAAGATACTGGAAGAATGTTAAATTTAGTTTGCTGTATCTAAAATTATATCTAAAAAAGTTTTTAGAAATCTTTCGGAATCTACTTCGGTACAAAGGGAAACATTGGCTTTTTTATTAAATCGGGAAAGTTTATCGCCAACCGTAGCACCCCTTGTAAGTTCCCCTTTAGTTTCTACTCCAACGTACATCCTTTCCATTTTAACTAAAGATTTATCTAAAGCAACTGCCACTGCTAAAGGGTCATGGAGTGCACAACCAGGTAACTTATTGCCATCAACATACCTTTGGAGATAAAAATCAGTCATCTTTGCTATACTATCTCCTAAAACTCCTCCCTTTTCTCTAATTACTTCTAAATGTTCCTTTGTCAATAAAACCTTTAAAGTGACATCTAAACCTACAAGGATCACTTCCGCTCCACAGTTAAAAACTATTTCTGCACTTTCAGGATCTACATAAATATTAAATTCAGCTGCGGGGGTAACATTACCTTGAGTAAATACAGCTCCCCCCATTACACAAATTTCTCTGACCTTTTCTGCAAGGGAAGGGTCTTTTTTTATGGCCATTGCAATATTTGTCAATGGCCCTACCCCAATAAGGGTTATCTCTTTAGGGTATTTATTTACCTGCTCTATAATAAAGTCAACTCCATGCTTATCAGCAATATATTCTTTACCGTCTGGTAACTGGGCATAGCCTAAACCTGTCGGTCCGTGAATATTTTCCGCTGTATGTAGTTCTCTAAATAAAGGTTCAGCCATACCTGGATATACTTTACAATTAGCCCCTAAAAGCTTTAAAATTTTTCCTCCATTATCGGTAGTTTTTTCTAAAGGTAAATTACCCCCTACCGTAGTAATACCTAACAATTCTACCCCGGGCCACTTATGGGCTAAAGCGATAGCCATAGCATCATCTATTCCTGGATCTACATCTAAAATTATTTTCATGAAAATTACCTCCTAAATTACGGTTAAACTTCTGTTAAATACGGTAAGGAACTTTGGGCACCTAATCTAGTAACTGTAATGCTCCCCACTTTTATTGCAAACTTGATAGCCTTCTCTAGTTCTTCCCCTTTGGATAACGCTAGGGCTAAGGCTCCAGAAAAACTATCTCCTGCTGCAGTGGTATCTACCACTTCAACTTTTGGAGCGGAAAACCCTTGCTGAATATTATCGGCAAATAATACTGCCCCTTTTTCTCCTAAAGTAATTATTACCTTTTTTACCCCTTTATCCTTTAACCAAGCTGCAGCAGACTTGATATCTTGCTCTTTGGTTAAAGCTAAGGCTTCTCCTTCATTTGGTTTTATTATATCAATATATTGATATATCTCTAAGGGCAACTCCCTTACAGGAGCAGGATCTAAAATCACTGTAGCCCCTCTTTTCTTTGCCAATTTTACTCCATGTACTACTGTTTCTCTAGGTATTTCTAACTGAAATAAAGCGATATCCCCTTGGGAAAACAATTCTTCATCTATATCTTCAGGACTTACTTCTCCATTTGCCCCTTCAATAGTAATTATGGTATTTTGTCCCCCTTTATCTACAACAATGTTAGCTAGACCGGTGGATTTTTCGCCATATTTAACCCTATCTATATTTATACCTTCCCCCTTAAGGCAGTTTAATAGCTCCTGTCCATAAGGGTCTTTACCAACCTTGCCTACCATATGGACATCTGCCCCTAATCTCGCTGCAGCAACCCCTTGATTAGCACCCTTACCCCCTGGAAACTGGTTAAAATCTAATCCTTTTACCGTTTCTCCTAAATCAGGCCTTTTTTCAGTTCTAAAAACTAAGTCCATATTAATACTGCCAACTACTACTACCTTGGCCATTTTAATCAACTCCTTAATCTATAAAATAATGGCAAGGTTTTCCACATTTACATTTTTGTTTTAATCCTTTTAAAGGTGGTTCTCCTTTTATTTTTTTAATAAATTCTAAGGCATTTTTAACATTTTCTTCTTCACCAATTATCAATAAAGTTTGTGCTCCTTCACTGCCTCCAACTCCACCACTACCGTAAGGAATTACATCTACAGAATATAAGCTGTTTAAAGCCTGTATTTCAGTTACTACCTGCCCATAAGAAACTGGTACTAAACCGCAGGGCATTCCTAAAGAATAATCAATTTTTTCAATTCCCCCTTCTTTTGCAGCCATGATTACAGAAGGGACTAGTTTTTCCAAACCCACTGGTAATACTAAATCTATACCCCTAGCTACTAAGATAGGTAGGGCTGCCCCTATTGTTCCTCCTTGGGGATGGGCTACCATTACCCCTACATTACCATCTAAATCTAAGGCATTGCCACCTTTAATAAAAACATCGCCCCGTTTTAATTGGGGTAATACATCGGTCCATGGCTTATCGACAACTTCACCTTTTTCAATTACTACAGGTGCAATCCTCTCTTCTGGTGGGGTTACACAACCCCTTCCTTGGACAACAATCCCAGCAGTATACTTATCTTTTTCTATTTTTTTACCTGTAAGTTCTTCCACTATGTAACCATTAGTAGTACCACCGGCTATAATAACTGTCCCTTTCTTTAAGGCTTTCTGTACCTGAGGTAGATTTGCCACCCCTTTTGCTATAA
The genomic region above belongs to Anaerobranca gottschalkii DSM 13577 and contains:
- a CDS encoding phosphoglucomutase/phosphomannomutase family protein; its protein translation is MTKIKFGTDGWRGILADDFTFDNVEKVVKAILAHVHFKGMGDKGLVVGYDTRFLGEKFAQLATKLANSWGINVYLTDKPTPTPVIAYGVKEKGAAGAIMFTASHNPPEYNGIKFIPHYAGPATLEITKDIEKHLHNPQDYTPQVEGQTTIYNPWLDYKRHLTSLLDLAKLKGLKVVVDPMHGAGAEYLPSLLEEVGCEVIKINTNKDPYFGGSLPEPNLEHLEGLVNKVKEHNAQLGLALDGDADRFGIVDHEGNYYVPNQLIPLLFQYLAEEDSTQNRVIRTVATTHLIDKMAAKLGYEVTETPVGFKYVGEAMEQGGVLIGGEESGGASIHGHIPEKDGILVDCLVALMVVKKGPLKEQWHGLLDEYGNFISKRLDLRVPEEKKESILNNLRENTPTEVAGLKVVSVNRIDGTKMLLEDNSSWVLFRPSGTEPLLRVYIESNCQETFDKIAQWAKDYLDVE
- a CDS encoding RidA family protein; the protein is MNKTIISTKNAPAAIGPYSQGVRVGNFLYTSGQIPFDPQTMELVSTDIKEQTKQVMENLKAILEEAGTSFDKVIKTTVFIKDMNQFGEINEVYAQYFGENPPARSCVEVARLPKDVGIEIEAIALVD
- a CDS encoding polyphenol oxidase family protein; this translates as MEKYFRFMENGLDIITTTKGCGNMLYQRGGKEVWDNYLTLSKESGIPLNRIVRVVLKNGSEFIKVDNSHGGEGVYPDKQNLQGLDGLITTEKNLYLGITTADCYPVIIHDKKKSFLGLAHCGWRGIVEGLEVKILNELIQMGSNLDDIQIVYGPGICGNCYIQHDQYLKDIFINKYNYPEDIINPQGKYYSVDIKKASQHNLKKAGFKGSFIDLNICNYCDERFFSVRREGKDTGRMLNLVCCI
- a CDS encoding nucleoside hydrolase, with translation MKIILDVDPGIDDAMAIALAHKWPGVELLGITTVGGNLPLEKTTDNGGKILKLLGANCKVYPGMAEPLFRELHTAENIHGPTGLGYAQLPDGKEYIADKHGVDFIIEQVNKYPKEITLIGVGPLTNIAMAIKKDPSLAEKVREICVMGGAVFTQGNVTPAAEFNIYVDPESAEIVFNCGAEVILVGLDVTLKVLLTKEHLEVIREKGGVLGDSIAKMTDFYLQRYVDGNKLPGCALHDPLAVAVALDKSLVKMERMYVGVETKGELTRGATVGDKLSRFNKKANVSLCTEVDSERFLKTFLDIILDTAN
- the rbsK gene encoding ribokinase is translated as MAKVVVVGSINMDLVFRTEKRPDLGETVKGLDFNQFPGGKGANQGVAAARLGADVHMVGKVGKDPYGQELLNCLKGEGINIDRVKYGEKSTGLANIVVDKGGQNTIITIEGANGEVSPEDIDEELFSQGDIALFQLEIPRETVVHGVKLAKKRGATVILDPAPVRELPLEIYQYIDIIKPNEGEALALTKEQDIKSAAAWLKDKGVKKVIITLGEKGAVLFADNIQQGFSAPKVEVVDTTAAGDSFSGALALALSKGEELEKAIKFAIKVGSITVTRLGAQSSLPYLTEV